Proteins from one Palaemon carinicauda isolate YSFRI2023 chromosome 44, ASM3689809v2, whole genome shotgun sequence genomic window:
- the LOC137634344 gene encoding uncharacterized protein — protein MLNCWNRKRIKLLYPVLNIRERLVEGRLRKLIDTPEQQFIFIKGKSIVYANFIVRQVLEKYLEGNRKIYMCFVDVEKMYDKVIRSLAYLVFEEEKSAGKIEEGCTKKEVRRRVKKTCRKWSEITGVGLDKKMPSKIKMKNYKTIIMPEQLHGAETCRLMTKEEGLLQRTEMRMVRWIAGISLLERGKSQGIRRMCSMCNVKDKAMKLV, from the exons ATGTTAAACTGTTGGAACCGCAAAAGAATAAAGCTTTTGTATCCTGTATTGAATATACGAGAAAGATTAGTAGAAGGAAGGCTGAGAAAGTTGATAGATACACCTGAGCAGCAGTTTATATTTATTAAAGGAAAGAGCATAGTGTATGCAAACTTTATAGTAAGACAAGTCCTAGAGAAGTATctagaaggaaacaggaaaattTACATGTGTTTTGTGgatgttgaaaagatgtatgataaGGTAATAAGAAGTTTAGCATATTTGGTGTTTGAGGAAGAGAAGAGTGCCGgaaaaattg AGGAGGGCTGTACTAAGAAAGAAGTGAGACGGAGAGTGAAGAAAACATGTCGAAAATGGAGTGAAATAACTGGAGTTGgtttagacaagaaaatgccatCAAAAATCAAAATGAAGAACTATAAAACCATTATCATGCCCGAACAATTACATGGAGCAGAAACTTGCAGACTTATGACGAAAGAGGAGGGACTGTTgcaaagaaccgagatgaggatggtaagatggattgctggaatatcactattgGAAAGAGGCAAAAGTCAAGGTATAAGAAGAATGTGTAGTAtgtgtaatgtaaaagataaggctatGAAGCTTGTCTAA